A region from the Janthinobacterium agaricidamnosum genome encodes:
- a CDS encoding DUF350 domain-containing protein, giving the protein MPAILNYLIHLLLAAGLLIVFFIIYTRVTPYNEVLLIRQGNQAAALSLGGALLGFSATIASSLMHTADYQQFFAWAFGAMVVQLLAYVVTTRLLRMSKDQIESNNSAFGGLLGAISLSIGAINAACIS; this is encoded by the coding sequence GTGCCCGCCATCCTAAACTATCTGATCCATCTTTTACTGGCCGCCGGGCTGTTGATTGTATTTTTTATCATCTACACGCGCGTCACGCCGTATAACGAAGTGCTGCTGATCCGCCAGGGCAACCAGGCGGCGGCCCTGTCGCTGGGCGGCGCGCTGCTGGGATTTTCCGCCACCATTGCCTCGTCCCTGATGCACACGGCCGACTACCAGCAATTCTTCGCCTGGGCCTTCGGCGCCATGGTGGTGCAATTGCTCGCGTATGTGGTCACCACGCGCCTGCTGCGCATGTCGAAGGATCAGATCGAATCGAACAACAGCGCCTTCGGCGGCCTGCTGGGCGCCATTTCGCTGTCGATCGGCGCCATCAACGCCGCCTGCATTTCCTGA
- a CDS encoding polyamine aminopropyltransferase: MNKKILILSVFVVASCGLAYELIAGAMSSYLLGDSILQFSTIIGCYLFAMGVGAHFSKYVKDDDVLSRFVDIELAVGLIGGLSAAILFMTFSWMAAPFRTLLYVMVFLIGALVGMEVPLVMRALNTRQTEFSELVSRVLTFDYLGALAVSLLFPLVLSPYLGLVRTGFLFGMLNVGVGLWTIYVFRAELKNLTGRFLRACAVMLVLVAGFAMSDRMVAWGEHGLFGDQIVYSTTTPYQRLVITRWKDDTRLYINGNLQFSSRDEYRYHEALVHPVLEALPWARRVLVLGGGDGLALREILRYPQIEHVTVVDLDPAMTAAFTTRPELAKLNNNAFSDKRVTVVNADAAVWLRNNGDMFDAAIVDFPDPSSFALGKLYSVPFYDLVKKHLAAKGLMVVQSTSPFFAPHAYWTINSTLREVGMRTWPYHAYVPSFGEWGFILASPQLDYAPPTQYRLPMRYLNADTTREMFIFPPDMQPLPMAPNRLNTQSLVHEFEQDWNRVIR, translated from the coding sequence ATGAACAAAAAGATTCTGATCTTGTCCGTCTTCGTGGTCGCCTCCTGCGGCCTCGCGTATGAGCTGATCGCCGGCGCCATGTCCAGCTACCTGCTCGGCGATTCGATCCTGCAGTTTTCCACCATCATTGGCTGTTACCTGTTTGCCATGGGTGTGGGTGCTCACTTTTCCAAGTATGTAAAGGACGACGATGTGCTCTCGCGCTTCGTCGACATCGAGCTGGCCGTGGGCCTGATCGGCGGCCTGTCGGCCGCCATCCTGTTCATGACGTTTTCGTGGATGGCCGCGCCCTTTCGGACCTTATTGTATGTGATGGTGTTCCTGATCGGCGCACTGGTCGGCATGGAAGTGCCGCTGGTGATGCGCGCGCTGAACACGCGGCAAACCGAATTTTCCGAACTGGTCAGCCGCGTGCTCACCTTCGATTACCTGGGTGCGCTGGCCGTCTCCCTGCTGTTTCCGCTGGTGCTGTCGCCCTACCTGGGCCTGGTGCGCACGGGCTTTTTGTTCGGCATGCTCAATGTGGGCGTGGGCCTGTGGACGATTTACGTGTTCCGCGCGGAGCTGAAGAACCTCACGGGGCGCTTCCTGCGCGCCTGCGCCGTGATGCTGGTGCTGGTCGCCGGCTTTGCCATGTCCGACCGCATGGTGGCCTGGGGCGAGCACGGCCTGTTCGGCGACCAGATCGTGTATTCCACCACCACGCCCTACCAGCGCCTGGTGATCACGCGCTGGAAGGACGATACGCGGCTCTACATCAACGGCAACCTGCAGTTTTCCTCGCGCGACGAGTACCGCTACCACGAGGCGCTGGTGCACCCCGTGCTCGAAGCGCTGCCGTGGGCGCGCCGCGTGCTGGTGCTGGGCGGCGGCGATGGCCTGGCGCTGCGCGAAATCCTGCGTTATCCACAGATCGAACACGTCACCGTGGTCGACCTCGATCCTGCCATGACGGCCGCGTTTACCACGCGCCCGGAACTGGCAAAGTTAAATAACAACGCGTTCTCGGACAAGCGCGTCACCGTCGTCAATGCCGATGCCGCCGTCTGGCTGCGCAACAACGGCGACATGTTCGACGCGGCCATCGTCGATTTCCCCGATCCGTCCAGCTTCGCGCTCGGCAAACTGTATTCGGTGCCGTTCTACGACCTGGTGAAAAAGCACCTGGCGGCCAAGGGCTTGATGGTGGTGCAATCGACGTCGCCGTTCTTTGCCCCGCACGCCTACTGGACCATCAATTCGACCCTGCGCGAAGTGGGCATGCGCACCTGGCCCTACCACGCCTACGTGCCCTCGTTCGGTGAATGGGGTTTTATCCTTGCCTCGCCCCAGCTCGACTACGCACCGCCGACGCAATACCGCCTGCCGATGCGCTACCTGAATGCGGACACCACGCGCGAGATGTTCATCTTCCCGCCCGACATGCAGCCGCTGCCCATGGCGCCGAACCGCTTGAATACCCAGTCGCTCGTGCATGAATTCGAGCAGGACTGGAACCGGGTGATCCGCTGA
- a CDS encoding NAD(P)-binding protein: MQRRSFMLWAAGGTAAAAAGIGSIAAYLRWQEITPKVLYPGRSEGHYLRKLLREGTALPPPARTLTTDVAILGSGIAGLTAAWRLNKLGHRDFLMIDGPQPYGNAAGGHFGDLAYPTGGHYLPLPSPESTHVREILFDLGIIQRDPQAEKPYYDERYILHAPEERLLFNGHWQDGFIPTEGVPPAELAQHERFFAEVRRLRQAHGNDGKRVFVFPTVASSQDPAWQALDTITLKQWMEREGYTSPTLHWYLNYCCRDDYGTRYDQVSAWAGLHYYCSRWGQAANAGNGAWLTWPGGMQPVATAMEQASKVRRHAGTVVSLTTTANGVEALCLELVDGQPRTYLVKARKAICAMPLYVAARVVKNIADYGFDAKRDTPAYAPWLVANFLLKRFPDELPHAPLCWDNVVYQEPGLGYVVSTHQDIRVRPPEKTVFSAYVALSDRTPQQARKWLDVASPEELLALASVDLKTAYGRDFASSVERVDITVRGHAMAAPLPGFRSNAGLKALREHDGAILFAHADLSGFSVFEEAAWWGDRAARLAAV, encoded by the coding sequence ATGCAGCGCCGCTCCTTCATGCTGTGGGCCGCCGGCGGCACCGCGGCGGCGGCGGCCGGCATCGGCAGCATCGCCGCGTATCTGCGCTGGCAGGAAATCACGCCCAAGGTGCTGTATCCGGGCCGCAGCGAGGGGCATTATTTGCGCAAGCTGCTGCGCGAGGGCACGGCGCTGCCGCCGCCTGCACGCACCTTGACGACCGACGTGGCCATCCTCGGCTCCGGCATCGCGGGCCTGACGGCCGCCTGGCGTTTGAACAAGCTGGGGCACAGGGATTTTCTCATGATCGATGGCCCGCAGCCGTATGGCAACGCGGCCGGCGGCCACTTCGGCGACCTGGCCTATCCGACCGGTGGCCATTACCTGCCGTTGCCGTCGCCCGAATCGACCCATGTGCGAGAGATCCTGTTCGACCTGGGGATTATCCAGCGCGATCCGCAGGCGGAAAAGCCATATTACGACGAGCGCTACATCCTGCACGCTCCGGAAGAGCGATTGCTGTTCAACGGCCACTGGCAGGACGGCTTCATTCCCACCGAAGGCGTGCCGCCTGCGGAACTGGCGCAGCATGAACGCTTCTTTGCCGAGGTGCGGCGTTTGCGCCAGGCGCATGGCAACGATGGCAAGCGCGTCTTCGTCTTTCCTACCGTGGCGTCGTCGCAAGATCCGGCCTGGCAGGCGCTCGACACCATCACCTTGAAGCAGTGGATGGAGCGCGAAGGCTATACCTCGCCCACCCTGCACTGGTATCTGAATTACTGCTGCCGCGACGATTACGGCACGCGCTACGACCAGGTCTCGGCCTGGGCCGGCCTGCATTACTACTGCAGCCGCTGGGGCCAGGCCGCCAATGCGGGCAATGGCGCCTGGCTGACCTGGCCGGGCGGCATGCAACCGGTCGCCACGGCCATGGAACAGGCGTCCAAGGTCCGGCGCCACGCGGGCACGGTGGTTTCCCTCACGACGACGGCCAACGGCGTGGAAGCGCTGTGCCTGGAACTGGTCGACGGCCAGCCGCGCACCTACCTGGTCAAGGCGCGCAAGGCCATCTGCGCCATGCCGCTGTACGTGGCGGCGCGCGTGGTGAAGAACATCGCCGACTATGGCTTCGACGCGAAACGCGATACGCCCGCGTATGCGCCGTGGCTGGTGGCGAATTTTTTACTGAAACGCTTTCCCGACGAACTGCCGCATGCGCCCCTGTGCTGGGACAACGTGGTGTACCAGGAACCGGGCCTCGGCTACGTCGTCTCGACCCACCAGGACATCCGCGTGCGCCCGCCCGAGAAAACCGTCTTCAGCGCCTACGTGGCCCTGTCCGACCGCACGCCGCAGCAAGCGCGCAAATGGTTAGATGTGGCCAGCCCCGAAGAACTGCTGGCGCTGGCCAGCGTCGATTTAAAGACGGCGTATGGGCGCGATTTTGCCAGCAGCGTAGAGCGCGTCGACATCACCGTGCGCGGTCACGCCATGGCGGCGCCCTTGCCGGGCTTTCGCAGCAACGCGGGCTTGAAGGCCTTGCGCGAACACGACGGCGCCATCCTGTTCGCGCATGCGGATTTGTCGGGCTTTTCCGTGTTCGAGGAGGCGGCATGGTGGGGGGATAGGGCGGCGCGGCTGGCGGCTGTCTGA
- the mmsB gene encoding multiple monosaccharide ABC transporter permease yields MDNKLTAGAPAAAAPAAAPQAKSYAGFLKNNMRDYGMLLSLIVIMGFFQYMTDGTLMQPLNLTNLVLQNSYIVIMALGMLMVIVAGHIDLSVGSVVGFVGALAAVLIVNYHMHFVAASILCLLAGAVIGGAQGYFVAFFKIPSFIVTLAGMLVFKGLTLALLAGQSVGPFPEGFQMLSSGFLPDPFGGDNLRGLSLLLGVIAAAALIVTSLRSRAKQLKHGMENEPRAFFLLKNAIFAAVMVYFSYLLASYRGFPNVLAVMSLLIVAYTFITNRTVLGRRVYAVGGNEKAARLSGIKTERVSFYTFVNMGMLAALAGLIFAARLNTATPKAGTGFELDVIAACFIGGASASGGVGKVMGAVIGAFIMGVMNNGMSIMGIGIDYQQVIKGLVLLAAVFIDVINKNK; encoded by the coding sequence ATGGACAATAAACTGACAGCAGGCGCGCCGGCAGCAGCAGCGCCAGCGGCCGCGCCGCAAGCGAAAAGCTATGCCGGCTTCTTGAAAAACAATATGCGCGACTACGGCATGCTGCTCTCGCTGATCGTCATCATGGGCTTTTTCCAGTACATGACGGACGGCACCCTGATGCAGCCGCTGAACCTGACGAACCTGGTGCTGCAAAACAGCTACATCGTCATCATGGCGCTGGGCATGCTGATGGTCATCGTGGCCGGCCATATCGATTTATCCGTCGGCTCGGTGGTCGGCTTCGTCGGCGCGCTGGCCGCCGTCCTGATCGTCAACTACCACATGCATTTTGTCGCCGCCAGCATCCTCTGCCTGCTGGCCGGCGCCGTCATCGGTGGCGCGCAAGGCTATTTCGTCGCCTTCTTTAAAATCCCGTCCTTCATCGTCACCCTGGCCGGCATGCTGGTGTTCAAGGGCCTGACCCTGGCGCTGCTGGCAGGCCAGTCGGTCGGCCCCTTCCCGGAAGGCTTCCAGATGCTCAGCTCCGGCTTCCTGCCCGACCCGTTCGGCGGCGACAACCTGCGCGGCCTGTCGCTGCTGCTGGGCGTGATCGCCGCCGCGGCGCTGATCGTCACCTCGCTGCGCAGCCGCGCCAAGCAACTGAAACACGGCATGGAAAACGAGCCGCGCGCCTTCTTCCTGCTGAAAAATGCCATTTTCGCCGCCGTGATGGTGTATTTCAGCTACCTGCTGGCGTCGTACCGTGGTTTTCCCAACGTGCTGGCCGTGATGTCGCTGCTCATCGTCGCCTACACCTTCATCACCAACCGCACCGTGCTGGGCCGCCGCGTGTATGCCGTGGGCGGCAACGAAAAGGCGGCGCGCCTGTCGGGCATCAAGACGGAACGGGTCAGCTTCTACACCTTCGTCAACATGGGCATGCTGGCCGCGCTGGCCGGCCTGATCTTCGCGGCGCGCCTGAACACGGCCACACCGAAGGCGGGCACAGGTTTCGAGCTGGACGTGATCGCCGCCTGCTTCATCGGCGGCGCCTCGGCCTCGGGCGGCGTGGGCAAAGTGATGGGAGCCGTCATCGGCGCCTTCATCATGGGCGTGATGAACAACGGCATGTCCATCATGGGCATCGGCATCGACTACCAGCAGGTGATCAAGGGCCTGGTACTGCTGGCGGCCGTGTTCATCGACGTGATTAATAAAAATAAATGA
- the mmsA gene encoding multiple monosaccharide ABC transporter ATP-binding protein produces the protein MTNTILEMRGIRKTFPGVVALDNVNLRVRSGEIHAIVGENGAGKSTLMKVLSGVYGHGSYTGDIDYLGQTRHFRGIKDSEEIGIIIIHQELALVPQLSIAENIFLGNEPSRMGVIDWEYAQAKTRELLHKVGLKESPDTLITNLGVGKQQLIEIAKALCKDVKLLILDEPTASLNESDSAALLDLLLGLKAQGIASILISHKLNEISRVADAITVLRDGNTVDSFDCRTEPVSEDRIIEKMVGREMADRYPPRTPTIGETIFEVRDWRVFHPEHADRPVIKGINMHAKKGEIIGIAGLMGSGRTELAMSLFGRAYGQRISGTVLKHGQEIDVSTIGKAIAHGLAYVTEDRKGLGLILEEDIQKNTSLANLDAISRHMVIDEQREFGVAEEFRRKLKTRCSSVAQKVVNLSGGNQQKVVLAKWLFSRPDVLILDEPSRGIDVGAKYEIYSIISELAAEGKCIIMISSEMPELLGMCDRIYVMNEGRFAAELSAAEASQERIMRAIVTHGENNGQ, from the coding sequence ATGACGAACACTATCCTGGAAATGCGCGGGATACGCAAAACATTCCCGGGCGTCGTTGCGCTCGACAATGTCAACCTGCGGGTACGCAGCGGCGAGATCCACGCCATCGTCGGCGAAAACGGCGCCGGCAAATCGACCCTGATGAAAGTGCTGAGCGGCGTTTACGGCCATGGCAGCTATACGGGCGACATCGATTACCTGGGCCAGACGCGGCACTTCCGCGGCATCAAGGACAGCGAAGAAATCGGCATCATCATCATCCACCAGGAACTGGCGCTGGTGCCCCAGCTGTCGATCGCCGAGAATATCTTCCTCGGCAACGAACCGTCCCGCATGGGCGTCATCGACTGGGAATACGCGCAAGCGAAGACGCGCGAACTGCTGCACAAAGTCGGCCTGAAGGAGTCCCCGGACACCCTGATCACCAATCTGGGTGTGGGCAAGCAGCAGCTGATCGAGATCGCTAAGGCGTTGTGCAAGGACGTCAAGCTGCTGATCCTCGACGAGCCGACGGCCAGCCTGAACGAAAGCGACAGCGCGGCCCTGCTCGACCTGCTGCTGGGCCTGAAAGCCCAGGGCATCGCCTCGATCCTGATTTCGCACAAGCTCAATGAAATTTCAAGAGTCGCCGATGCCATCACGGTGCTGCGCGACGGGAACACGGTCGACAGTTTCGACTGCCGCACGGAGCCCGTCAGCGAAGACCGCATCATCGAAAAGATGGTCGGGCGCGAAATGGCGGACCGCTATCCGCCGCGCACGCCCACCATCGGCGAGACCATTTTCGAAGTGCGCGACTGGCGCGTCTTCCATCCCGAGCATGCCGACCGCCCCGTCATCAAGGGCATCAATATGCACGCGAAAAAGGGCGAGATCATCGGCATCGCCGGCCTGATGGGCTCCGGGCGCACGGAACTGGCGATGAGCCTGTTCGGCCGCGCCTACGGCCAGCGCATCAGCGGCACGGTGCTCAAGCATGGCCAGGAGATCGACGTCAGCACCATCGGCAAGGCGATCGCGCACGGCCTCGCCTATGTCACGGAAGACCGCAAGGGCCTGGGCCTGATCCTCGAGGAAGACATCCAGAAGAACACCAGCCTGGCCAACCTGGACGCGATTTCGCGGCACATGGTGATCGACGAGCAGCGTGAATTCGGTGTGGCCGAGGAGTTCCGCCGCAAGCTCAAGACCCGTTGCTCGAGCGTGGCGCAGAAGGTGGTCAACCTGTCCGGCGGCAACCAGCAGAAAGTGGTGCTGGCGAAATGGCTGTTTTCGCGCCCCGACGTGCTGATCCTCGATGAACCGAGCCGCGGCATCGACGTGGGCGCCAAGTACGAGATCTACAGCATCATCAGCGAGCTGGCCGCCGAAGGCAAATGCATCATCATGATTTCCTCGGAAATGCCGGAATTGCTGGGCATGTGCGACCGGATCTATGTCATGAACGAAGGCCGCTTCGCGGCAGAACTGAGCGCGGCAGAAGCATCGCAGGAACGCATCATGCGCGCGATCGTTACACACGGAGAAAACAATGGACAATAA
- the chvE gene encoding multiple monosaccharide ABC transporter substrate-binding protein, with translation MAVMPVASAADKGAIGISMPTKSSMRWIADGDNMVKVFKERGYKTDLQFADDDIPNQLAQVENMITKGAKVLVIAAIDGTTLSNVLQKAADKGIKVISYDRLIRGTKNIDYYATFDNFQVGVLQAGYIESALKLKEGKGPFNIELFGGSADDNNAHFFYNGALSVLKPYIDSGKLVVRSKQMGMEKVATLRWDGAVAQARMDNLLSAYYGNARVDAVLSPYDGLSIGILSSLKGVGYGTPKQPFPVVTGQDAEIPSVKSIIRGEQASTVFKDTRELAKVTANMVDAMMSGKTPAVNDTKTYNNGVKVVPSYLLKPVTVDKANWKQVLVTGSGYYTEAQVK, from the coding sequence ATGGCGGTAATGCCCGTGGCAAGCGCCGCAGACAAGGGCGCGATCGGCATCTCGATGCCGACCAAGTCGTCCATGCGCTGGATCGCCGACGGCGACAACATGGTCAAGGTATTCAAGGAGCGCGGCTACAAGACGGACTTGCAGTTTGCCGACGACGATATCCCGAACCAGCTGGCGCAGGTGGAAAACATGATCACCAAGGGCGCCAAGGTGCTGGTGATCGCCGCCATCGACGGCACCACCTTGTCGAACGTGCTGCAAAAGGCGGCCGACAAGGGCATCAAGGTCATTTCGTATGACCGTCTGATCCGCGGCACGAAAAACATCGATTACTACGCCACCTTCGACAACTTCCAGGTCGGCGTGCTGCAAGCGGGCTATATCGAATCGGCGCTGAAACTCAAGGAAGGCAAGGGTCCGTTCAATATCGAACTGTTCGGCGGCTCGGCCGACGACAACAACGCGCACTTCTTCTACAACGGCGCGCTGTCGGTGCTGAAACCGTACATCGACAGCGGCAAGCTGGTGGTGCGCTCGAAGCAGATGGGCATGGAAAAGGTCGCCACCCTGCGCTGGGACGGCGCCGTGGCGCAGGCCCGCATGGACAACCTGCTCAGCGCCTATTACGGCAATGCGAGAGTCGACGCGGTGCTGTCGCCGTATGACGGCTTGAGCATCGGCATCCTGTCCTCGCTCAAGGGCGTCGGCTACGGCACGCCGAAACAGCCGTTCCCCGTCGTGACGGGCCAGGATGCGGAAATCCCGTCGGTGAAATCGATCATCCGCGGCGAACAGGCATCGACCGTGTTCAAGGACACGCGCGAACTGGCCAAGGTCACGGCCAACATGGTCGACGCGATGATGAGCGGCAAGACGCCGGCCGTCAACGATACCAAGACCTATAACAACGGCGTGAAGGTCGTGCCGTCCTACCTGCTGAAACCGGTCACCGTCGACAAGGCGAACTGGAAGCAGGTGCTCGTCACCGGCAGCGGCTACTACACGGAAGCGCAAGTGAAATAA
- a CDS encoding fumarylacetoacetate hydrolase family protein: MQPISPASLLPADLAQALLIGRIWRDGPCVVAVRGGEVVDITQTVATVAELFERGDALDIARHAPGTALGSVQALLEQALAAPAGEPLLLAPCDLQAVKACGVTFAVSLLERVIEEQAGGDAARAASLRAALQTTLGGDLSELKPGSEAAQRLKQQLQQRGAWSQYMEVGIGPDAEVFTKAQPMSSVGCGAQVGLLPSSAWNNPEPEIVLAVNSRGEVLGATLGNDVNLRDIEGRSALLLGKAKDNNGSCAIGPFIRLFDEHFTLDTVREAEVSLLIEGADDGFVLEGASFMREISRDPLDLVRQTAGQYHQYPDGFMLFLGTMFSPVKDRGAQGGGFTHHLGDRVTIASAALGALVNEVQRCDAIAPWTFGVRALYQNLAQRGLL; encoded by the coding sequence ATGCAGCCGATTTCCCCCGCCTCCCTGTTGCCCGCCGACCTGGCGCAGGCCCTCCTCATCGGCCGCATCTGGCGTGACGGCCCCTGCGTCGTCGCCGTGCGCGGCGGCGAGGTGGTCGACATCACGCAGACGGTAGCGACGGTGGCCGAGCTGTTCGAACGCGGCGATGCGCTCGATATCGCCCGCCATGCGCCCGGCACTGCGCTCGGCTCCGTGCAGGCGCTGCTGGAGCAGGCGCTGGCCGCGCCGGCCGGCGAGCCTTTGCTGCTGGCGCCGTGCGACCTGCAGGCCGTCAAGGCCTGCGGCGTGACCTTCGCCGTCAGCCTGCTCGAACGGGTGATCGAGGAACAGGCGGGCGGCGACGCGGCGCGCGCGGCAAGCTTGCGCGCCGCGCTGCAAACGACACTGGGCGGCGACTTGTCCGAATTAAAACCCGGCTCGGAGGCGGCGCAGCGCTTGAAACAGCAGCTGCAGCAGCGCGGCGCCTGGTCGCAATACATGGAAGTGGGCATCGGCCCCGATGCGGAAGTGTTTACCAAGGCGCAGCCGATGTCGTCGGTCGGCTGCGGCGCGCAGGTGGGCTTGCTGCCATCGTCCGCCTGGAACAACCCGGAGCCCGAGATCGTCCTGGCCGTCAACAGCCGTGGCGAGGTGCTGGGGGCGACCTTGGGCAACGACGTCAACCTGCGCGACATCGAAGGGCGCAGCGCCCTCTTGCTGGGCAAGGCCAAGGATAACAACGGCTCCTGCGCCATCGGCCCCTTCATCCGCCTGTTCGACGAGCACTTCACGCTCGACACCGTGCGCGAGGCGGAAGTGTCGCTGCTGATCGAAGGCGCGGACGACGGCTTTGTGCTCGAAGGCGCCAGCTTCATGCGCGAAATCAGCCGCGACCCGCTCGACCTGGTGCGCCAGACGGCAGGCCAGTACCACCAGTATCCGGACGGTTTCATGCTGTTCCTCGGGACCATGTTCTCGCCCGTAAAGGACCGCGGCGCGCAGGGCGGCGGCTTCACGCACCACCTGGGCGACCGCGTGACGATTGCCAGCGCCGCGCTGGGTGCGCTGGTCAACGAAGTGCAGCGCTGCGATGCGATTGCCCCCTGGACGTTCGGCGTGCGCGCGCTGTACCAGAACCTGGCGCAACGCGGCTTGCTTTGA
- a CDS encoding SDR family NAD(P)-dependent oxidoreductase yields MQHATYPSLADKRVVITGGGTGIGVAIVEAFARQGAHVTFLDIAREASLALQEKLAHLAQPPVFRYCDLTDLGALAATFAEIAHSAGATDILINNAANDDRHQLQDVTPAYWDERMAVNLRHQYFCAQAVAPAMRAKGSGVILNLGSISWHLAQANLSIYMTAKAGIEGLTRGLARDLGADGIRVNCIIPGAVRTPRQERLWHTPEAEAVILQGQCLQLRVEPEDVAALALFLASDNAAKCAGREYYVDAGWYGA; encoded by the coding sequence ATGCAGCATGCAACCTATCCCAGCCTGGCTGATAAACGCGTCGTCATCACGGGCGGCGGCACCGGCATCGGCGTGGCCATCGTCGAGGCGTTCGCGCGCCAGGGCGCCCACGTCACCTTTCTCGACATCGCCCGCGAGGCGTCGCTGGCGCTGCAGGAAAAGCTGGCGCACCTGGCGCAGCCGCCCGTTTTCCGCTATTGCGACCTGACGGACCTGGGCGCCCTGGCCGCCACCTTCGCCGAGATCGCACACAGCGCGGGCGCCACGGATATCCTCATCAACAACGCGGCCAATGACGACCGCCACCAGCTGCAGGACGTCACGCCCGCCTACTGGGACGAGCGCATGGCCGTCAACCTGCGCCACCAGTATTTTTGCGCCCAGGCAGTGGCGCCGGCCATGCGCGCCAAGGGCAGCGGCGTGATCCTCAACCTGGGCTCGATTTCCTGGCACCTGGCGCAGGCGAACCTGTCGATCTACATGACGGCCAAGGCCGGCATCGAGGGCCTGACGCGCGGCCTGGCGCGCGACCTGGGTGCCGACGGTATCCGCGTCAACTGCATCATTCCAGGCGCCGTGCGCACGCCGCGCCAGGAGCGGCTGTGGCATACGCCGGAAGCGGAAGCCGTGATCCTGCAGGGACAATGCCTGCAACTGCGCGTGGAGCCGGAAGACGTGGCGGCGCTGGCGCTGTTCCTGGCGTCCGACAACGCCGCCAAGTGCGCGGGACGCGAATACTATGTCGACGCAGGCTGGTACGGCGCATGA